ATCCCAAATCCTCCTTCAAACTGTATATATTTCATACATTTATGCGATAAAGCAGTAGCTAATCCCATACTGTTTGTTGTCATGTTTGTTCTTGTTTCTTAATCACATCCATTACTCTTATGACCGTACGTTTTTACACGACCCTCTCTTTATTGGCCCTGATCATCCTCGTTGCCTGCCAACAAAACGGTGGCTTCCGCAAGAGGTTGAAAATCAGAGACACTACACATTATACAAAAGAGGCGTATATTGAAGAGACGCTGGACAGTAACCTGCTCAATAAATTCCTGGCAGGGAACACCAACTTTGACCAGTATGATGAATACATCCGCAATTTCTATCAGAAGCGGGGGTACCATTATGCCTGGATCAACAAAGACTCGTTGACAGAGCAGGCGGCCAACTTCATCAACATGATGAAAAATGATGCCTCCTATGGTATTAAAGACAGCAGCCTGATCAATCCGCAGTTGCAACAGCTGACCGATAGCCTGCTGCAAAGCGACGCCGGACTGCGCATCGCTGACACGGCCCGGCCACAGCTGGAAGTACTGCTGACCGCCCAGTTCTTTGCCTACGGCAATAAAGTATGGGGCGGCCTCACCGCTGATTCGGCCAAAGACCTCGAATGGTTCATCCCCCGGAAAAAAATAGATATGGAAAGCCTGCTGGACTCCGTGGTCCGCAAGAAATCCAATGCTTTTGAAGAAGACGAACCGGTGAACCGCCAATACAAACTGTTGCGCAACGAGCTGAAAAAGCTGGCTAACCTGGAAGCCTCTACGAAATGGGACTCCGTTCATATCGCCCAGAAAGCGACGTTCAAAAAAGGAGATTCTTCCCGGGTGATCGTTGCCGTAAAAAACAGGCTGACGGCACTGGGCGACCTGGCCGTTAATGACAGCAGCAGCCGCTTTACACCGGAACTGGACAGCGCGGTGCGTTCCTATCAGGCACGCATGGGCCAGAAAGTGGACGGCATCATCAAACAAACCACGGTAGACGCCCTGAATGTGCCATTGCAACAACGTATCCGTCAGATACTGGTGAACATGGAACGTTCCCGCTGGGTACCGCTGGAACCTACCACAGACTATATCCTGGTGAATATCCCGGCCTTTACCATGTATGTGTATGATAAAGGGAAACTGGACTGGAGC
The Chitinophaga varians genome window above contains:
- a CDS encoding murein L,D-transpeptidase, which codes for MTVRFYTTLSLLALIILVACQQNGGFRKRLKIRDTTHYTKEAYIEETLDSNLLNKFLAGNTNFDQYDEYIRNFYQKRGYHYAWINKDSLTEQAANFINMMKNDASYGIKDSSLINPQLQQLTDSLLQSDAGLRIADTARPQLEVLLTAQFFAYGNKVWGGLTADSAKDLEWFIPRKKIDMESLLDSVVRKKSNAFEEDEPVNRQYKLLRNELKKLANLEASTKWDSVHIAQKATFKKGDSSRVIVAVKNRLTALGDLAVNDSSSRFTPELDSAVRSYQARMGQKVDGIIKQTTVDALNVPLQQRIRQILVNMERSRWVPLEPTTDYILVNIPAFTMYVYDKGKLDWSCNVVVGKPGANTVVFSKDLRYVVFSPYWNVPPGILAKEVLPGLKRSGSGYLARQNMEIVGASGKVIPSGSINFSKYSGGNFPYIVRQRPGGRNSLGKVKFLFPNEYNIYLHDTPARYLFGENKRSFSHGCIRIAEPKHLAEWLLRKDSSWTEKKIDDALNANKERFVTVKDKVPVFIVYFTAFVDSKGKLNFRDDVYGHDTRLAATLFGNSTPKPEKVDSSGSQEKY